In Chondrinema litorale, one genomic interval encodes:
- a CDS encoding histidine kinase dimerization/phosphoacceptor domain -containing protein — MYTRTKNCRYIIFEIIVVLLFSGVLPQLSFAESPEIILHSDNTNYTDLEKEFYFFTDTTSKLNWKTIREMTNEFEALRDKGPFFSKENVYWAKCHIKNNNKLVSDWVLISGAKRNLSIVDVYIVYEDGSWEHKKTGQYRKISERDVKHGVESTVRLNLSFQQSVSVFIRAEVKDREGYLWRFNIKPYSAYMEMLLDRNVIQGSLITFFFLLSLFGFILYFLIGEKSYLYYGLATSCNGIFFFGDYNFLQEYFFVNHPQWFQWIWPLDTCLTIVFYIQFINHFLKIKESLPKTYFITKLFIWIALAFTAFLQIVLIYTRNAILIVELWYYRTFFLDVVVIVVILFSILKLKNPLKKYIVISNIIYIGGLFIDLNQILTEESLIHTHLEIAVLLECSVFAIGIGHKVRLIYQQQDEMRESYIHQLKINQEIQRKANSELELKVAERTVEIKQQQEKLFSKNKHLEVLVKEIHHRVKNNLQLISSLLNMQKRRLAEPAAIAAVKDSQNRVQAMALLHQHLYQFEELEQVNFEVYIQELFRSLNQIYQGFCDNIKLNIVGNINLKMDLAIPIGLIINELVTNSIKHAFDENQEGIIEIQFGREANGFSLFIKDNGNNPNRNYTDKNNNPTLGLKLVSSFLDHLQATMKTEAQNGTSHFIIIPLETVSINP; from the coding sequence ATGTATACAAGAACTAAAAATTGTAGGTATATCATATTTGAAATTATAGTAGTTTTACTTTTCTCTGGAGTTTTACCACAGTTATCTTTTGCTGAATCTCCTGAGATTATCTTACACTCAGATAATACGAACTATACAGATTTAGAAAAAGAATTCTATTTTTTTACTGATACGACTTCTAAATTGAATTGGAAGACAATTAGAGAAATGACAAATGAGTTTGAGGCACTCAGAGATAAAGGTCCCTTTTTTTCAAAAGAAAATGTTTATTGGGCGAAGTGTCATATCAAAAATAATAATAAGTTGGTAAGTGATTGGGTGCTAATATCTGGGGCAAAGAGAAATTTGAGTATAGTTGATGTATATATAGTATATGAAGATGGTAGTTGGGAGCACAAAAAAACTGGGCAGTATAGAAAAATTTCAGAAAGGGATGTAAAGCATGGAGTCGAAAGTACTGTTAGATTAAATCTTTCTTTTCAACAAAGTGTATCTGTATTTATTAGGGCTGAGGTTAAAGATCGCGAAGGATATCTTTGGAGGTTTAATATCAAACCTTATTCAGCTTATATGGAAATGTTGTTAGATCGTAATGTAATACAAGGGTCACTAATAACATTTTTTTTCCTCTTATCTTTATTTGGTTTTATTCTGTACTTTTTGATAGGAGAGAAGTCCTATCTATATTATGGATTAGCTACTTCATGTAATGGAATTTTCTTTTTTGGAGATTATAATTTTCTACAAGAGTATTTTTTTGTAAATCATCCTCAATGGTTTCAATGGATTTGGCCTTTAGACACATGTCTCACTATTGTCTTTTATATTCAGTTTATTAATCATTTTCTAAAAATAAAGGAGAGCCTTCCTAAAACATATTTTATTACAAAGCTTTTTATCTGGATTGCACTAGCCTTTACTGCATTTCTTCAAATAGTCTTAATTTACACAAGGAATGCAATCTTAATTGTAGAGTTGTGGTACTACAGAACTTTTTTCTTAGATGTTGTAGTAATTGTAGTCATACTTTTTAGCATTTTAAAGCTCAAAAACCCACTAAAAAAATATATTGTAATATCTAATATCATCTATATTGGAGGCTTATTTATTGACCTTAATCAAATATTGACAGAAGAAAGTTTAATACATACTCATCTTGAAATAGCTGTTCTTTTAGAATGTTCTGTGTTTGCCATAGGTATTGGCCATAAGGTGCGGTTAATTTATCAACAACAAGACGAAATGAGAGAGTCTTATATCCATCAATTAAAAATTAACCAAGAAATACAACGAAAAGCAAATAGTGAACTGGAATTAAAAGTAGCAGAACGAACAGTAGAGATAAAACAGCAGCAAGAGAAACTTTTTTCTAAGAATAAACATCTAGAAGTATTAGTTAAAGAAATTCATCACAGAGTTAAAAATAACTTGCAGTTGATTTCTAGTCTGCTAAATATGCAAAAGAGAAGGTTAGCAGAACCTGCAGCAATTGCAGCAGTAAAAGATAGTCAAAATCGAGTGCAAGCTATGGCACTGCTCCATCAACATCTTTACCAATTTGAAGAACTTGAACAAGTAAATTTTGAAGTTTACATTCAAGAATTATTTAGAAGCCTAAATCAAATTTATCAAGGCTTTTGTGATAATATAAAATTAAATATTGTAGGTAATATTAACTTAAAAATGGATTTAGCTATTCCAATTGGCTTAATTATTAATGAATTGGTGACAAACTCCATTAAACATGCTTTTGATGAAAATCAAGAAGGCATAATAGAAATACAATTTGGTAGAGAGGCAAATGGTTTTTCCCTTTTTATAAAAGACAATGGTAATAATCCTAATAGAAATTATACTGATAAAAATAATAATCCTACTTTAGGTTTAAAGTTGGTGTCATCATTTCTAGACCATTTACAAGCTACAATGAAAACAGAAGCTCAAAATGGTACTTCCCATTTCATAATCATTCCTCTTGAAACAGTATCAATTAATCCTTAA
- a CDS encoding peroxiredoxin family protein yields MAPTFSAVDLEGNKVRLEDFKGEKVWLDFSVISCGGCKLTLDYINKDDFELTEKVKFLYINIEDGEERMKSYMEKFSIPFPVIASASEIGKEYGVNSFPSFFLIDEQGKIEEIHSGYSKEFIDRFRK; encoded by the coding sequence TTGGCCCCCACATTTAGTGCTGTGGATTTAGAGGGAAATAAAGTCCGGCTGGAAGATTTTAAAGGCGAAAAGGTATGGCTGGATTTTTCTGTAATATCCTGCGGAGGTTGTAAATTGACTTTGGATTATATCAATAAAGATGATTTTGAGCTTACAGAAAAAGTAAAGTTCCTTTATATTAATATTGAAGATGGAGAAGAAAGAATGAAATCTTATATGGAAAAATTTTCGATTCCTTTTCCTGTAATTGCTAGTGCTTCAGAAATTGGAAAAGAATATGGTGTTAATTCTTTCCCTAGTTTTTTCCTGATTGATGAGCAAGGGAAGATAGAAGAAATTCATAGCGGTTACTCAAAAGAATTTATAGATCGATTCAGAAAATAA
- a CDS encoding LytR/AlgR family response regulator transcription factor, with the protein MLTPKILIVEDEPIIAQDLKECLIDQDYEVINIAKSYIEAISYIEKEIPSIVLIDIILKGEQDGIEVAKYIRQTLNTAIIFITSHSDRAIVKRATALKPDGYLVKPFKEEDIYTSIETALSHYQTEKSSITSPIIEELKDFIFIRDKGKMIKLFHKDINWIKADGNYTEIHTISKKYVVRSILKDVSKQIPSKQFMRVHKSYIVNLSNVETIKNNKIIMSGNEIPIARSMYEQLVSKLNLLGH; encoded by the coding sequence ATGCTAACGCCAAAAATACTCATTGTAGAAGACGAACCAATTATAGCTCAAGACTTAAAAGAATGTTTAATTGATCAAGATTATGAGGTAATAAATATTGCCAAATCATATATAGAAGCAATTAGTTATATAGAAAAAGAAATACCTAGTATTGTCTTAATTGATATTATACTGAAAGGTGAACAAGATGGGATAGAGGTAGCCAAGTATATCAGGCAAACTTTAAACACAGCTATTATTTTTATTACTTCTCATTCTGATAGAGCAATTGTTAAGAGAGCTACTGCTTTAAAACCTGATGGATATTTAGTGAAGCCTTTTAAAGAAGAGGATATTTATACCTCAATTGAGACAGCTTTGAGCCATTATCAAACTGAAAAAAGTAGTATTACATCACCCATTATTGAAGAATTAAAAGATTTTATTTTTATAAGAGATAAAGGGAAGATGATTAAACTATTTCATAAAGATATTAATTGGATAAAAGCAGATGGAAATTATACCGAAATCCATACTATTTCTAAAAAATACGTGGTTAGAAGTATTTTGAAAGATGTAAGTAAACAGATTCCATCTAAACAGTTTATGCGAGTGCACAAATCATATATTGTAAATTTGAGCAACGTAGAAACTATAAAAAACAATAAAATTATTATGTCGGGAAATGAAATACCTATTGCTCGTTCCATGTACGAACAATTAGTATCTAAATTAAACTTATTGGGACATTAA